From a region of the Lactuca sativa cultivar Salinas chromosome 4, Lsat_Salinas_v11, whole genome shotgun sequence genome:
- the LOC111921359 gene encoding uncharacterized protein LOC111921359, producing MTSNIPKRHTSYFYILSHSHSHSHSYSHSPTHTQTHSDYQLSPTFSDDTPMAVDEFTRSVQAGLQLSKRISYGKDKASMTVPKAPSMKKSLSSCSSSSSLRLPENHRPTAPMVYAVISDPSVVDNPDICSYQPYVYGHCDPPALVPLHMHGITMEVDCYLDTAFVTVTGTWRVHCVTSMSCCDCRIAIPMGDQGSVLGIEVESTRRSYSSQFITPQNEKDVEKVTKTNNGSLMKGNTYMFKIPQVDGGSKIHVTIKWSQKLLYQHHEFCLSVPFTFPDHVLPVVKGTSNKEKILLNVNSGTDTEIICNYSSHPLKETKRKSGELSFSYEADVKRWSTENFFFSYSVSSEDILAGLLLHTPSLHDYDQRNMFCFYLFPGSNKISKPFKKEVVFLIDISGSMQDEPLENSKAALINSLSELNQEDSFNIIAFNGNIKSFSSSLESATDERITNAIEWMHNNLIAEGATNLLLPLKHAFDMVGKSGESIPFIFLITDGAVEDEKDICNIMKDHLLDGGINSPRIFTFGIGSYCNHYFLQMLAHMGRGCHDAAYDVDSISDRLPRLLNNASSHVLANITIAGLETLESHELYPFRIPDFYGNPLIVSGRYQGTFPDIVKARGFIADMSSYKIDVKVRKTKGIPLDRVCARREIDTLTANAWLAQNKQLEEKVAKMSLQIGVPSEYTHMILIQGDKVKPPMDSVLPEEEYSKLENHKIMYLSNLSVGFGNVMASVDNLAPGIEEVKLSEPAGMMMQAASSCYGVVLDRCCCVSVLRCCSRMNDQCAIALTQLCTALACFECLNCCCEVCDSCGDLCH from the exons ATGACCTCCAATATACCAAAGCGTCACACCAGCTATTTTTATATTCTCTCACATTCACACTCACACTCACACTCGTACTCTCACTCTCctacacacacacagacacactcCGACTATCAATTATCACCGACATTTTCCGACGATACTCCGATGGCCGTGGATGAATTTACTAGATCAGTTCAGGCGGGACTACAGCTATCCAAACGGATTAGTTACGGAAAAGATAAAGCGTCCATGACTGTTCCGAAGGCGCCGTCCATGAAGAAGTCGTTGTCGTCATGTTCGTCGTCCTCGTCGTTGCGGTTGCCGGAGAATCACCGTCCGACAGCGCCGATGGTTTACGCGGTGATATCTGATCCTTCTGTTGTTGATAATCCGGATATTTGTAGCTATCAGCCGTATGTGTATGGGCATTGTGATCCGCCGGCGCTGGTTCCGCTACATATGCATGGAATTACGATGGAAGTTGACTGTTATTTGGACACTGCGTTTGTTACAGTTACCGGAACTTGGCGCGTTCATTGCGTAACTTCAATGTCATGTTGCGATTGCAGAATCGCGATTCCTATGGGCGACCAG GGTTCAGTTCTAGGTATTGAGGTGGAGAGCACAAGAAGATCATATTCTTCCCAATTCATAACTCCACAAAATGAAAAAGATGTAGAAAAAGTAACAAAGACAAATAACGGCTCTCTAATGAAAGGCAACACTTACATGTTCAAAATTCCACAG GTTGATGGAGGATCAAAAATCCATGTTACCATTAAATGGTCTCAGAAATTGTTATATCAACATCATGAGTTCTGCCTCAGTGTGCCTTTCACTTTTCCTGATCATGTTCTTCCAGTGGTGAAGGGAACTTCTAATAAGGAAAAAATCCTGCTAAATGTCAACTCTGGTACAGATACAGAAATCATCTGCAATTATTCTAGTCATcctttaaag GAAACAAAACGAAAGTCTGGTGAATTAAGCTTCTCATATGAGGCAGATGTTAAAAGATGGTCAACTGAAAACTTCTTCTTTTCTTACTCT gTGTCTTCAGAGGATATTTTAGCTGGATTGTTACTGCATACTCCATCTCTTCATGATTATGATCAAAGAAATATGTTTTGCTTCTATCTTTTCCCTGGGAGTAACAAAATTTCAAAG CCTTTTAAAAAGGAAGTAGTGTTTCTAATAGACATAAGTGGAAGCATGCAAGATGAGCCTCTTGAGAATTCAAAAGCTGCATTGATAAATTCCCTCTCAGAGCTTAATCAAGAAGATTCCTTTAACATCATAGCCTTCAATGGAAACATCAAATCATTCTCATCTTCATTGGAATCAGCAACTGATGAAAGAATCACAAATGCCATTGAATGGATGCATAATAATCTCATTGCTGAAGGAGCCACAAACCTCCTACTTCCTCTAAAACAC GCATTTGATATGGttgggaaatcgggtgaatcaaTTCCTTTCATTTTTCTCATTACTGATGGAGCTGTTGAAGATGAAAAAGATATTTGTAATATAATGAAGGATCATCTTTTGGATGGAGGGATTAATTCTCCTAGAATTTTCACATTTGGCATAG GTTCATACTGCAATCACTACTTTTTACAAATGCTTGCACATATGGGAAGAGGATGCCATGATGCTGCATATGATGTAG ATTCAATCAGTGATCGTTTACCACGACTGTTGAACAACGCCTCATCTCATGTACTTGCAAACATAACCATTGCTGGTCTAGAAACTCTTGAGTCGCATGAG TTATACCCTTTTCGTATTCCAGACTTTTATGGAAATCCATTAATTGTATCGGGTCGATACCAGGGGACCTTTCCAGACATTGTTAAAGCTAGAGGCTTCATAGCTGATATGAGTTCTTACAAGATTGATGTCAAAGTTAGAAAAACAAAGGGCATACCTTTAGACAGG GTTTGTGCGAGAAGGGAGATTGATACGCTAACAGCTAATGCATGGTTAGCGCAAAATAAACAACTTGAGGAGAAAGTTGCTAAAATGAGCCTACAAATCGGAGTTCCTTCCGAATACACTCACATGATTCTAATTCAAGGCGACAAAGTAAAGCCACCTATGGATTCAGTTCTACCAGAAGAG GAGTATTCGAAATTGGAGAATCATAAGATTATGTATCTGAGCAATTTAAGCGTTGGATTTGGTAACGTGATGGCGAGTGTTGATAATTTGGCGCCGGGAATAGAAGAGGTGAAGCTGAGTGAGCCAGCCGGAATGATGATGCAGGCGGCTTCTTCTTGCTACGGCGTCGTTCTGGATCGATGTTGTTGTGTGAGTGTGTTACGGTGTTGTTCTCGAATGAATGATCAGTGTGCGATTGCGCTGACGCAGTTGTGTACGGCGCTTGCGTGTTTTGAGTGCTTGAATTGTTGTTGTGAAGTATGTGATTCGTGTGGCGACTTGTGTCACTAG